In Papaver somniferum cultivar HN1 chromosome 1, ASM357369v1, whole genome shotgun sequence, a genomic segment contains:
- the LOC113304700 gene encoding DNA polymerase I B, chloroplastic/mitochondrial-like isoform X2 encodes MAAMGVSTHRNPFKPCFPPSFLVSSSKSFQRRDFHLLQGANSKSSRITILKSSLQFNRRLSNCTRSFEEDRVHMIGVRQPYALPHYGNEGTHTCFHEQLELNSEDVPLSRSSDYGNPTGIFTGVVESKNYPVPEKREKKKSWLDEINRMKLIRQEGAKGKVMQSSSRGDDVGIEKASISLLETNGNGSSGTIRHSRLNNVTVNEAHSISYDRNAEISGYNRKLDQVQGASSFVQIERKNFQSKESSEGKQRELREPKLSELLIDRLKDTIAVGSSNAKRSAISNNVNETDTCLIKNRVEEAIAINHDVNETYIQPLSDGEEAFAISDEVRETYVQPIKYGKEAASSSDLRENLGRIYDEVLVVDNISTAKEIVKMLTTQEKYKNRIYGCDTEVCKIDVKTETPVDHGEVTCFSIYAGEGVDFGNGKSCIWVDVLDGGGRDMMMEFAPFFEDPSIKKVWHNYSFDSHVIDNYGLKISGFHADTMHMARLWDSSRRLEGGYSLEALTSDPRVMNGNSKVSGRRQKKVEIMSGINQGKISMKTIFGKGKLKKDGSEGKIIAIAPVEELQREERMLWICYSSLDSISTLKLYESLEKKLKAMEWILDGIEKGNMYDFYEEYWRPFGEILVNMETEGMLVNREALADMEKLAIVHQQVAGDKFRQWASKMCPDALYMNIGSDTQLRQLFFGGMTISKDGSQTLDEEKEFKVPNVDKVIEEGKKVATKFRKITLHKIGNEIKAEIFTPTGRPSVSGDVLKVLAGKVISEYKEDIDVSQYGTAYKAFGEGRDGREACHAIAALCEVCAIDSLISNFILPLQSSAISGKDGRIHCSLNINTETGRLSARRPNLQNQPALEKDIYKIRQAFVAGDNNSLIVADYGQLELRILAHLADCKSMLDAFKAGGDFHSRTAINMYPHIRRAVEQNEVLLEWYPQPGEEKPPVQLLKDKFASERRKAKMLNFSIAYGKTPQGLAKDWKVTVKEATETVNLWYKQRQEVLAWQEEHKKEAKEEGCVKTLLGRTRCFPSMSSASYGVKRHIERAAINTPVQGSAADVAMCAMLEIVKNARLKELGWRLLLQVHDEVILEGPTGSAEEAKAIVVNCMSKPFDGKNFLKVDLSVDAKVAKNWYAAK; translated from the exons ATGGCGGCAATGGGGGTTTCAACTCACAGGAACCCTTTTAAGCCATGTTTTCCTCCTTCCttcttggtttcttcttctaaatctttCCAGAG GAGGGATTTTCATCTTCTCCAGGGTGCAAACAGTAAGTCTTCAAGAATTACTATCTTGAAAAGTTCTTTACAGTTCAATAGAAGATTGAGTAACTGCACTAGGTCTTTCGAAGAAGATCGTGTACACATGATTGGTGTAAGACAACCTTATGCTTTGCCTCATTATGGGAATGAAGGAACCCATACATGCTTCCATGAGCAATTGGAGTTGAATTCAGAGGACGTTCCACTTTCTAGATCCAGTGATTACGGGAATCCTACAGGTATCTTTACTGGAGTTGTTGAAAGCAAAAATTATCCAGTTcctgaaaaaagagaaaagaaaaagtccTGGTTAGATGAAATAAACAGAATGAAGCTTATCAGACAGGAAGGTGCTAAAGGTAAAGTTATGCAAAGCTCTTCAAGAGGTGATGATGTAGGAATTGAAAAAGCTTCTATCTCGTTACTGGAGACAAATGGCAATGGGTCGTCTGGTACCATCAGACATAGTCGTTTGAATAATGTAACGGTTAATGAGGCACACTCGATAAGCTATGACAGGAATGCTGAGATTAGTGGCTATAACCGTAAACTTGATCAGGTACAAGGAGCATCTTCTTTTGTACAAATTGAGAGGAAAAATTTCCAGTCAAAGGAGTCATCAGAAGGAAAGCAACGTGAATTGCGTGAACCTAAGCTCTCAGAGTTACTTATAGATAGACTTAAAGATACAATTGCAGTTGGTTCATCCAATGCAAAAAGAAGCGCAATCTCCAATAATGTGAATGAAACTGACACTTGCCTGATAAAGAATAGAGTAGAAGAAGCCATCGCCATCAACCATGATGTGAATGAAACTTACATTCAACCGTTATCTGATGGAGAAGAAGCTTTCGCCATCTCCGATGAGGTGCGTGAAACTTACGTTCAACCGATAAAATATGGGAAAGAAGCGGCTAGTTCGTCAGATTTGCGAGAAAATCTTGGTCGAATATACGATGAAGTTCTTGTAGTTGACAATATCTCAACAGCGAAGGAAATTGTTAAAATGCTTACAACGCAGGAAAAGTACAAAAACCGAATCTATGGTTGTGATACTGAG GTATGCAAGATTGATGTTAAAACAGAGACTCCTGTCGATCACGGGGAGGTGACATGTTTTAGTATTTACGCCGGAGAAGGTGTGGATTTTGGTAATGGGAAGTCTTGTATTTGGGTGGATGTTCTAGATGGTGGCGGTAGGGATATGATGATGGAATTTGCTCCTTTCTTCGAAGATCCATCGATTAAGAAG GTCTGGCATAATTATAGCTTTGATAGTCATGTAATAGATAATTATGGACTTAAAATTTCTGGATTTCATGCTGACACTATGCATATGGCACGGCTTTGGGATTCCTCTAGACGTTTAGAGGGTGGGTACTCTCTTGAAGCACTTACAAGTGACCCAAGAGTCATGAATGGAAACAGCAAAGTATCAGGGAGACGACAAAAGAAAGTGGAGATCATGTCTGGGATCAATCAGGGAAAAATATCAATGAAGACCATTTTTGGCAAGGGTAAGTTAAAAAAAGATGGCTCCGAGGGTAAAATTATTGCCATTGCTCCTGTTGAAGAGCTTCAAAGGGAAGAGAGGATGCTGTGGATCTGTTATTCTTCCTTGGATTCAATAAGCACCCTGAAGCTGTATGAAAGCTTGGAAAAAAAGTTAAAGGCAATGGAGTGGATTCTTGATGGGATTGAAAAAGGAAATATGTACGACTTCTACGAGGAATACTGGAGACCATTTGGTGAGATTTTAGTGAATATGGAAACAGAGGGAATGCTTGTAAATCGAGAAGCTCTTGCAGACATGGAGAAGCTGGCTATTGTACATCAGCAAGTTGCTGGAGATAAATTTCGCCAGTGGGCTTCTAAGATGTGTCCTGACGCTTTATACATGAACATAGGAAGTGATACACAACTGCGACAActgttttttggtggaatgacAATCAG TAAGGATGGATCTCAAACTCTCGATGAAGAGAAAGAATTTAAAGTGCCCAACGTTGATAAAGTGATAGAAGAAGGCAAGAAGGTTGCCacaaaatttcgcaagattaCACTTCACAAAATTGGCAATGAGATAAAAGCTGAGATATTCACACCCACTGGCCGCCCGTCTGTCAGTGGAGATGTCCTAAAAGTACTTGCAGGCAAGGTCATTTCGGAATATAAAGAGGACATAGATGTCTCTCAATATGGCACGGCTTACAAAGCATTTGGAGAGGGCAGGGATGGAAGGGAAGCCTGTCATGCCATAGCTGCTTTATGTGAAGTCTGCGCAATTGACTCGTTGATATCTAACTTCATTCTGCCCTTGCAG AGCAGCGCCATATCTGGCAAAGATGGTCGTATCCACTGTTCTTTGAATATTAACACTGAGACTGGAAGGTTATCCGCTAGGAGACCAAATTTACAG AATCAGCCTGCTTTGGAGAAGGACATATACAAGATCCGTCAGGCATTTGTAGCTGGGGATAATAATTCCCTCATTGTTGCTGACTATGGTCAG TTGGAGCTCAGAATTCTTGCGCATCTTGCGGACTGTAAGAGCATGCTGGACGCCTTCAAAGCTGGAGGAGATTTCCATTCGAGGACAGCTATTAATATGTACCCACATATACGTAGAGCTGTGGAGCAAAACGAAGTTCTGCTCGAGTGGTATCCTCAGCCTGGTGAAGAGAAACCTCCTGTGCAACTATTAAAG GATAAGTTTGCATCTGAAAGAAGAAAGGCCAAAATGCTCAACTTTTCCATTGCATATGGCAAAACTCCGCAGGGATTGGCAAAGGACTGGAAG GTCACAGTTAAGGAAGCTACTGAAACTGTTAATCTGTGGTATAAACAAAGGCAAGAAGTTTTAGCGTGGCAAGAAGAACACAAGAAAGAGGCTAAAGAGGAAGGTTGTGTAAAAACATTGTTAGGTCGTACTCGTTGCTTCCCTTCAATGAGTTCAGCTAGTTATGGTGTTAAACGTCACATCGAGCGAGCAGCTATTAATACCCCTGTGCAG GGTAGTGCTGCTGATGTAGCTATGTGTGCCATGCTAGAAATAGTGAAGAACGCTCGTTTGAAGGAACTTGGTTGGAGGTTGCTTTTGCAG GTTCATGATGAGGTAATATTGGAAGGTCCGACAGGGTCAGCAGAGGAAGCCAAGGCCATTGTTGTGAACTGTATGTCCAAACCCTTCGATGGAAAAAACTTTCTCAAAGTGGATCTGTCTGTAGATGCCAAGGTTGCAAAGAATTGGTATGCTGCTAAGTAA
- the LOC113304700 gene encoding DNA polymerase I B, chloroplastic/mitochondrial-like isoform X1 translates to MAAMGVSTHRNPFKPCFPPSFLVSSSKSFQRRDFHLLQGANSKSSRITILKSSLQFNRRLSNCTRSFEEDRVHMIGVRQPYALPHYGNEGTHTCFHEQLELNSEDVPLSRSSDYGNPTGIFTGVVESKNYPVPEKREKKKSWLDEINRMKLIRQEGAKGKVMQSSSRGDDVGIEKASISLLETNGNGSSGTIRHSRLNNVTVNEAHSISYDRNAEISGYNRKLDQVQGASSFVQIERKNFQSKESSEGKQRELREPKLSELLIDRLKDTIAVGSSNAKRSAISNNVNETDTCLIKNRVEEAIAINHDVNETYIQPLSDGEEAFAISDEVRETYVQPIKYGKEAASSSDLRENLGRIYDEVLVVDNISTAKEIVKMLTTQEKYKNRIYGCDTEVCKIDVKTETPVDHGEVTCFSIYAGEGVDFGNGKSCIWVDVLDGGGRDMMMEFAPFFEDPSIKKVWHNYSFDSHVIDNYGLKISGFHADTMHMARLWDSSRRLEGGYSLEALTSDPRVMNGNSKVSGRRQKKVEIMSGINQGKISMKTIFGKGKLKKDGSEGKIIAIAPVEELQREERMLWICYSSLDSISTLKLYESLEKKLKAMEWILDGIEKGNMYDFYEEYWRPFGEILVNMETEGMLVNREALADMEKLAIVHQQVAGDKFRQWASKMCPDALYMNIGSDTQLRQLFFGGMTISSKDGSQTLDEEKEFKVPNVDKVIEEGKKVATKFRKITLHKIGNEIKAEIFTPTGRPSVSGDVLKVLAGKVISEYKEDIDVSQYGTAYKAFGEGRDGREACHAIAALCEVCAIDSLISNFILPLQSSAISGKDGRIHCSLNINTETGRLSARRPNLQNQPALEKDIYKIRQAFVAGDNNSLIVADYGQLELRILAHLADCKSMLDAFKAGGDFHSRTAINMYPHIRRAVEQNEVLLEWYPQPGEEKPPVQLLKDKFASERRKAKMLNFSIAYGKTPQGLAKDWKVTVKEATETVNLWYKQRQEVLAWQEEHKKEAKEEGCVKTLLGRTRCFPSMSSASYGVKRHIERAAINTPVQGSAADVAMCAMLEIVKNARLKELGWRLLLQVHDEVILEGPTGSAEEAKAIVVNCMSKPFDGKNFLKVDLSVDAKVAKNWYAAK, encoded by the exons ATGGCGGCAATGGGGGTTTCAACTCACAGGAACCCTTTTAAGCCATGTTTTCCTCCTTCCttcttggtttcttcttctaaatctttCCAGAG GAGGGATTTTCATCTTCTCCAGGGTGCAAACAGTAAGTCTTCAAGAATTACTATCTTGAAAAGTTCTTTACAGTTCAATAGAAGATTGAGTAACTGCACTAGGTCTTTCGAAGAAGATCGTGTACACATGATTGGTGTAAGACAACCTTATGCTTTGCCTCATTATGGGAATGAAGGAACCCATACATGCTTCCATGAGCAATTGGAGTTGAATTCAGAGGACGTTCCACTTTCTAGATCCAGTGATTACGGGAATCCTACAGGTATCTTTACTGGAGTTGTTGAAAGCAAAAATTATCCAGTTcctgaaaaaagagaaaagaaaaagtccTGGTTAGATGAAATAAACAGAATGAAGCTTATCAGACAGGAAGGTGCTAAAGGTAAAGTTATGCAAAGCTCTTCAAGAGGTGATGATGTAGGAATTGAAAAAGCTTCTATCTCGTTACTGGAGACAAATGGCAATGGGTCGTCTGGTACCATCAGACATAGTCGTTTGAATAATGTAACGGTTAATGAGGCACACTCGATAAGCTATGACAGGAATGCTGAGATTAGTGGCTATAACCGTAAACTTGATCAGGTACAAGGAGCATCTTCTTTTGTACAAATTGAGAGGAAAAATTTCCAGTCAAAGGAGTCATCAGAAGGAAAGCAACGTGAATTGCGTGAACCTAAGCTCTCAGAGTTACTTATAGATAGACTTAAAGATACAATTGCAGTTGGTTCATCCAATGCAAAAAGAAGCGCAATCTCCAATAATGTGAATGAAACTGACACTTGCCTGATAAAGAATAGAGTAGAAGAAGCCATCGCCATCAACCATGATGTGAATGAAACTTACATTCAACCGTTATCTGATGGAGAAGAAGCTTTCGCCATCTCCGATGAGGTGCGTGAAACTTACGTTCAACCGATAAAATATGGGAAAGAAGCGGCTAGTTCGTCAGATTTGCGAGAAAATCTTGGTCGAATATACGATGAAGTTCTTGTAGTTGACAATATCTCAACAGCGAAGGAAATTGTTAAAATGCTTACAACGCAGGAAAAGTACAAAAACCGAATCTATGGTTGTGATACTGAG GTATGCAAGATTGATGTTAAAACAGAGACTCCTGTCGATCACGGGGAGGTGACATGTTTTAGTATTTACGCCGGAGAAGGTGTGGATTTTGGTAATGGGAAGTCTTGTATTTGGGTGGATGTTCTAGATGGTGGCGGTAGGGATATGATGATGGAATTTGCTCCTTTCTTCGAAGATCCATCGATTAAGAAG GTCTGGCATAATTATAGCTTTGATAGTCATGTAATAGATAATTATGGACTTAAAATTTCTGGATTTCATGCTGACACTATGCATATGGCACGGCTTTGGGATTCCTCTAGACGTTTAGAGGGTGGGTACTCTCTTGAAGCACTTACAAGTGACCCAAGAGTCATGAATGGAAACAGCAAAGTATCAGGGAGACGACAAAAGAAAGTGGAGATCATGTCTGGGATCAATCAGGGAAAAATATCAATGAAGACCATTTTTGGCAAGGGTAAGTTAAAAAAAGATGGCTCCGAGGGTAAAATTATTGCCATTGCTCCTGTTGAAGAGCTTCAAAGGGAAGAGAGGATGCTGTGGATCTGTTATTCTTCCTTGGATTCAATAAGCACCCTGAAGCTGTATGAAAGCTTGGAAAAAAAGTTAAAGGCAATGGAGTGGATTCTTGATGGGATTGAAAAAGGAAATATGTACGACTTCTACGAGGAATACTGGAGACCATTTGGTGAGATTTTAGTGAATATGGAAACAGAGGGAATGCTTGTAAATCGAGAAGCTCTTGCAGACATGGAGAAGCTGGCTATTGTACATCAGCAAGTTGCTGGAGATAAATTTCGCCAGTGGGCTTCTAAGATGTGTCCTGACGCTTTATACATGAACATAGGAAGTGATACACAACTGCGACAActgttttttggtggaatgacAATCAG CAGTAAGGATGGATCTCAAACTCTCGATGAAGAGAAAGAATTTAAAGTGCCCAACGTTGATAAAGTGATAGAAGAAGGCAAGAAGGTTGCCacaaaatttcgcaagattaCACTTCACAAAATTGGCAATGAGATAAAAGCTGAGATATTCACACCCACTGGCCGCCCGTCTGTCAGTGGAGATGTCCTAAAAGTACTTGCAGGCAAGGTCATTTCGGAATATAAAGAGGACATAGATGTCTCTCAATATGGCACGGCTTACAAAGCATTTGGAGAGGGCAGGGATGGAAGGGAAGCCTGTCATGCCATAGCTGCTTTATGTGAAGTCTGCGCAATTGACTCGTTGATATCTAACTTCATTCTGCCCTTGCAG AGCAGCGCCATATCTGGCAAAGATGGTCGTATCCACTGTTCTTTGAATATTAACACTGAGACTGGAAGGTTATCCGCTAGGAGACCAAATTTACAG AATCAGCCTGCTTTGGAGAAGGACATATACAAGATCCGTCAGGCATTTGTAGCTGGGGATAATAATTCCCTCATTGTTGCTGACTATGGTCAG TTGGAGCTCAGAATTCTTGCGCATCTTGCGGACTGTAAGAGCATGCTGGACGCCTTCAAAGCTGGAGGAGATTTCCATTCGAGGACAGCTATTAATATGTACCCACATATACGTAGAGCTGTGGAGCAAAACGAAGTTCTGCTCGAGTGGTATCCTCAGCCTGGTGAAGAGAAACCTCCTGTGCAACTATTAAAG GATAAGTTTGCATCTGAAAGAAGAAAGGCCAAAATGCTCAACTTTTCCATTGCATATGGCAAAACTCCGCAGGGATTGGCAAAGGACTGGAAG GTCACAGTTAAGGAAGCTACTGAAACTGTTAATCTGTGGTATAAACAAAGGCAAGAAGTTTTAGCGTGGCAAGAAGAACACAAGAAAGAGGCTAAAGAGGAAGGTTGTGTAAAAACATTGTTAGGTCGTACTCGTTGCTTCCCTTCAATGAGTTCAGCTAGTTATGGTGTTAAACGTCACATCGAGCGAGCAGCTATTAATACCCCTGTGCAG GGTAGTGCTGCTGATGTAGCTATGTGTGCCATGCTAGAAATAGTGAAGAACGCTCGTTTGAAGGAACTTGGTTGGAGGTTGCTTTTGCAG GTTCATGATGAGGTAATATTGGAAGGTCCGACAGGGTCAGCAGAGGAAGCCAAGGCCATTGTTGTGAACTGTATGTCCAAACCCTTCGATGGAAAAAACTTTCTCAAAGTGGATCTGTCTGTAGATGCCAAGGTTGCAAAGAATTGGTATGCTGCTAAGTAA
- the LOC113352385 gene encoding uncharacterized protein LOC113352385 → MHHKHVKLLSKTLGIKFLSSSEKYLDTPLFVKRDKTKSFQFLIDKFYTRLSNYKRTNLNGAGRTVVTKHVLSSLDVYHMSCFPFHKKITSKIDSIQRTFWWSKKNPRRATYFCSWNDIDKAADSSSWIWKGIVKGLVFLKANIVSKINDGTSTKIWSSNWLPFSNSPPVWISPNFNDYTFVSELIDVQNNNWNIGLLISLFSPDDVIKIRSLRININEKDSIMWDHTKSSAFTIKTTYNIYMNESSSVEVTSFWKKVWSLDCLPKIKFFMWKVFAQMLPVNFILMIYNPVVDDCCPLCRNDVESIIHLFFFCPIAATFGCY, encoded by the exons ATGCATCATAAACATGTGAAGTTACTTTCAAAAACTTTGGGGATTAAATTTCTGAGTAGTTCTGAAAAGTACCTTGACACTCCTTTATTTGTTAAAAGGGATAAAACTAAGTCTTTCCAGTTTCTTATTGATAAGTTCTATACTAGATTGAGTAATTATAAGAGAACTAATCTTAATGGTGCTGGTAGAACAGTTGTTACTAAGCATGTTCTTTCTAGCTTAGATGTTTATCATATGTCGTGTTTTCCATTCCAtaaaaaaattacttcaaaaattGATTCGATTCAGAGAACCTTTTGGTGGTCGAAGAAAAACCCAAGGCGAGCTACTTATTTTTGTTCTTGGAATGATATTG ATAAAGCTGCTGATAGTTcttcttggatctggaaaggtaTAGTTAAAGGTTTGGTTTTCTTAAAAGCTAATATTGTGAGTAAGATTAATGATGGTACTTCTACGAAAATCTGGTCTTCAAATTGGTTACCTTTTAGTAATTCACCACCGGTTTGGATTAGTCCTAATTTTAATGATTACACTTTTGTTAGTGAGCTTATAGATGTTCAGAATAACAATTGGAATATTGGGCTTTTAATCTCTTTGTTTTCTCCTGATGATGTTATAAAGATCAGGTCTCTAAGAATTAATATTAATGAAAAAGATAGCATTATGTGGGATCATACAAAAAGTAGTGCTTTTACTATTAAGACAACTTACAACATTTATATGAATGAGTCTAGTTCAGTTGAAGTAACTTCTTTTTGGAAAAAAGTTTGGTCTTTAGATTGTCTTCCAAAGATTAAATTCTTTATGTGGAAAGTTTTTGCACAGATGTTACCAGTAAATTTTATCCTTATGATTTATAATCCTGTTGTTGATGACTGCTGCCCATTATGTAGAAATGATGTTGAATCTATTATACACTTGTTCTTTTTTTGCCCTATTGCTGCAACATTTGGTTGTTACTGA